The proteins below are encoded in one region of Paenisporosarcina cavernae:
- the mgsA gene encoding methylglyoxal synthase, which translates to MKIALIAHDRKKDDLIQFVTAYKTILEDHDLVATGTTGQRIIDETGLPVTRFQSGPLGGDQQIGALIADNAMDMIIFFRDPLTAQPHEPDVTALIRLCDVYQIPLATNMGTAEVLLKGLQEGFIDWRLLADRRK; encoded by the coding sequence TTGAAGATAGCATTAATCGCTCATGACCGTAAAAAAGACGATCTTATTCAGTTTGTTACGGCATATAAAACAATTTTAGAAGATCATGATCTTGTCGCGACAGGAACGACTGGTCAACGAATTATTGATGAAACGGGATTACCTGTAACTAGATTCCAGTCGGGTCCTCTTGGAGGGGATCAACAAATTGGTGCGCTTATCGCGGATAATGCGATGGATATGATAATCTTTTTCCGAGATCCTTTAACCGCTCAGCCTCATGAACCAGATGTTACAGCATTAATACGATTGTGCGACGTCTATCAAATACCTCTAGCTACAAATATGGGTACTGCGGAAGTATTACTAAAAGGGTTACAAGAAGGCTTTATCGATTGGCGATTATTAGCCGACAGAAGAAAATAA
- the bshA gene encoding N-acetyl-alpha-D-glucosaminyl L-malate synthase BshA: MRKLKIGIICYPTVGGSGVVATELGKLLAEKGHEIHFITSSVPFRLNRIFPNIYFHQADVNSYAVFQHPPYDLSLASKIAEVIEKENLDLIHAHYAIPHAVCAVLAKDMAQSTIPVVTTLHGTDITVLGQDSSMSSIIKYGMDKSNAVTAVSHSLSEQTKEMINPNKPIDTIYNFVDPKDYAVKPRKELTDYFKLSSEKVVIHVSNFRKVKHVEDVVKSFSLILNSIHAKLLLVGDGPEMNTVIQLVKRLGLDDQVLFLGKQENVAELYAISDLKLLLSEKESFGLVLAEAMASGIPCIGTRIGGIPEVIQHGENGYLVDLHDTKQVAEYAIELFTNKELYDSFSAAAKRSVSDRFSSAEIVKQYESLYERVLQNDSK; encoded by the coding sequence ATGAGAAAGTTAAAGATAGGCATCATTTGCTACCCGACAGTTGGAGGAAGTGGAGTAGTCGCGACTGAACTTGGAAAATTGTTAGCAGAAAAAGGGCACGAAATTCATTTTATTACCTCCAGTGTTCCATTTCGTTTAAATCGAATTTTTCCTAATATTTATTTCCATCAAGCAGATGTCAATAGTTATGCTGTGTTTCAGCATCCACCTTACGATTTATCATTGGCAAGTAAAATTGCAGAAGTAATTGAAAAAGAAAACTTAGATCTTATTCACGCCCATTATGCAATACCGCATGCGGTGTGTGCAGTGCTAGCAAAAGACATGGCTCAAAGCACGATTCCAGTAGTTACTACACTTCATGGAACAGATATCACCGTGTTGGGACAAGATTCTTCCATGTCATCCATTATTAAATACGGAATGGATAAATCCAATGCGGTTACTGCAGTTTCGCATTCATTGAGCGAACAGACAAAAGAAATGATTAATCCGAACAAACCAATCGATACGATATACAATTTTGTCGATCCAAAAGATTATGCAGTGAAACCTCGCAAAGAATTGACTGATTACTTTAAATTGTCTAGTGAAAAAGTCGTGATTCATGTTTCCAATTTCCGTAAAGTGAAGCATGTAGAAGATGTAGTTAAAAGTTTTTCTCTCATCTTGAATTCCATCCATGCGAAGTTATTACTGGTAGGCGATGGACCGGAAATGAATACAGTGATTCAATTAGTGAAACGACTTGGTTTAGATGATCAGGTGCTATTTTTAGGAAAGCAAGAAAATGTTGCGGAACTATATGCAATTAGTGATTTAAAACTTTTATTATCGGAAAAAGAATCCTTTGGACTTGTCTTAGCGGAAGCGATGGCATCAGGAATTCCTTGTATCGGTACAAGAATTGGCGGGATTCCAGAAGTCATCCAGCACGGTGAAAATGGTTACCTCGTCGATTTACATGATACGAAACAAGTTGCTGAGTATGCGATTGAATTATTTACCAACAAGGAGTTGTATGATTCATTTTCAGCAGCTGCAAAACGAAGTGTGAGTGACAGATTCAGTTCTGCAGAAATTGTGAAACAGTATGAATCGTTGTATGAAAGAGTTTTGCAGAATGACTCTAAGTAA